The proteins below come from a single Agromyces flavus genomic window:
- a CDS encoding Lrp/AsnC family transcriptional regulator encodes MTNASRLTNHRPVQLDDVSKAIIEQLQADGRRSYADIGKAVGLSEAAVRQRVQRLTESGVMQIVAVTDPMQLGFTRQAMIGIRAAGDTRELAEELAAIPEIDYVVLTAGSFDLLAEVVCENDEQLISLLNSKIRALDGVQTTETFVYLKLQKQFYNWGTR; translated from the coding sequence ATGACGAACGCTTCGCGGCTGACGAACCACCGGCCGGTGCAACTCGACGACGTCTCCAAGGCGATCATCGAGCAGCTCCAGGCCGACGGGCGTCGCTCGTACGCCGACATCGGCAAGGCGGTCGGACTCAGCGAGGCCGCCGTGCGCCAGCGCGTGCAGCGGTTGACGGAGTCCGGCGTGATGCAGATCGTCGCCGTGACCGACCCGATGCAGCTCGGCTTCACACGCCAGGCGATGATCGGCATCCGTGCGGCAGGCGACACCCGCGAGCTCGCAGAGGAGCTCGCGGCGATCCCCGAGATCGACTACGTCGTGCTGACCGCGGGCAGCTTCGACCTGCTCGCCGAGGTGGTGTGCGAGAACGACGAGCAGCTCATCTCGCTGCTCAACTCGAAGATCCGTGCGCTCGACGGCGTGCAGACCACCGAGACGTTCGTCTACCTGAAGCTGCAGAAGCAGTTCTACAACTGGGGCACCCGCTGA
- a CDS encoding DUF4192 family protein, producing MTTIIRARAAHDFLALVPTLVGYLPSRSLLCVAFDGNRTAGVLRHDLPRDAADREVLVTAVVGTLCRMPHVDAVVPVAYTDVGFAGGGVPEAELLAAVVQRAEQAGFLVRDALCVAADGWGSLLDDELPAGGRALDLVAGSAVARHPGALRDPAASAADLVRIPPADPARSAEVAEVLATLRASGIGCPDASDDEVVGTPTDALASLDAAIGDALDPFVAAERLATGRAGQTPEMLAWLVHLAACPPFRDALMLQVAFGPVVGELALDCADRAAELPAASTGWSTPASDEAASDDRAESTEEFLSRLLLGMVETRPDVGRIERSIETLAVAAAHAPSPDRAGVLCVTAWLAWALGRSSAGGALIDQALAADPGNTMAALLRRFFGSGALPDWAFGPDLTTPSERDD from the coding sequence ATGACCACGATCATCCGCGCACGTGCCGCTCACGACTTCCTCGCCCTCGTCCCGACGCTGGTCGGCTACCTCCCGTCCCGGTCGCTCCTGTGCGTCGCATTCGACGGCAACCGCACCGCGGGCGTGCTCAGGCACGACCTGCCGCGAGACGCGGCCGACCGAGAGGTGCTCGTCACCGCTGTCGTGGGCACCCTCTGCCGGATGCCGCACGTGGATGCGGTGGTCCCGGTCGCGTACACCGACGTCGGGTTCGCGGGCGGTGGCGTTCCCGAGGCCGAACTGCTCGCGGCGGTGGTGCAACGTGCCGAGCAGGCGGGCTTCCTCGTCCGCGACGCCCTCTGCGTGGCTGCCGACGGCTGGGGTTCGCTGCTCGACGACGAACTTCCCGCCGGCGGCAGGGCGCTCGACCTGGTGGCCGGCAGCGCGGTCGCACGCCACCCCGGGGCCCTGCGCGATCCGGCCGCGTCGGCGGCCGACCTCGTCCGGATCCCGCCCGCCGACCCGGCCCGCTCGGCCGAGGTCGCGGAGGTCCTCGCAACGCTTCGCGCCTCCGGCATCGGGTGCCCGGATGCCTCGGACGACGAGGTCGTCGGCACGCCGACCGACGCCCTGGCCTCGCTCGATGCCGCCATCGGCGACGCGCTCGATCCGTTCGTCGCGGCGGAACGACTCGCCACCGGTCGAGCGGGCCAGACGCCCGAGATGCTCGCGTGGCTCGTCCACCTCGCGGCCTGCCCGCCGTTCCGCGACGCCCTCATGCTGCAGGTGGCGTTCGGGCCGGTGGTGGGGGAGCTGGCGCTGGACTGCGCGGATCGGGCCGCCGAGCTGCCGGCCGCGTCGACCGGATGGAGCACCCCGGCGTCGGACGAGGCGGCCTCCGACGACCGTGCGGAGTCGACCGAGGAGTTCCTGTCGCGGCTGCTGCTCGGCATGGTGGAGACCAGGCCGGACGTCGGCCGGATCGAGCGGTCGATCGAGACGCTCGCCGTGGCCGCGGCGCACGCGCCGTCGCCCGACCGGGCGGGCGTCCTGTGCGTCACCGCCTGGCTCGCCTGGGCGCTCGGCCGCAGCTCCGCCGGCGGCGCACTCATCGATCAGGCCCTGGCCGCCGATCCCGGCAACACCATGGCCGCGCTGCTCCGACGCTTCTTCGGGTCGGGCGCGCTTCCCGACTGGGCGTTCGGGCCCGACCTGACGACGCCGTCCGAACGGGACGACTGA
- a CDS encoding methylated-DNA--[protein]-cysteine S-methyltransferase — protein MTTPYLLRFDSPIGRIELVGDDAHLISLSIEREGALPHDDEPDRPNAVLESARDQLAEYFAGARTEFDIPVRLDGTPFQQAVWAELVRLGWGEATSYGALAAAVGRPGSARAIGGAVGANPVPIIVGCHRVLASDGRITGYSGGDGIPTKLWLLAHEQIGFAA, from the coding sequence ATGACCACCCCATACCTTCTCCGGTTCGACAGCCCGATCGGGCGCATCGAACTGGTCGGCGATGACGCACACCTCATCTCGCTCTCGATCGAGCGCGAGGGCGCACTGCCCCACGACGACGAGCCCGACCGCCCGAACGCCGTGCTCGAATCCGCACGCGACCAGTTGGCCGAGTACTTCGCGGGCGCCCGCACCGAGTTCGACATCCCCGTCCGGCTCGACGGCACCCCGTTCCAGCAGGCCGTCTGGGCAGAGCTCGTCCGACTCGGGTGGGGCGAGGCGACCTCGTACGGCGCGCTGGCCGCCGCCGTGGGGCGACCCGGCTCCGCGCGAGCGATCGGCGGCGCCGTGGGCGCGAACCCGGTCCCGATCATCGTGGGCTGCCATCGCGTGCTCGCCTCCGACGGGCGCATCACCGGCTACTCCGGCGGCGACGGCATCCCGACCAAGCTCTGGCTGCTCGCGCACGAGCAGATCGGCTTCGCGGCGTGA
- the atpD gene encoding F0F1 ATP synthase subunit beta encodes MTDTATAPVQGTAATVGRIARVTGPVVDIEFPHDSIPEIYNALKTTIDIEGQSTELTLEVAQHLGDDLVRAIALKPTDGLVRGQEVHDTGAPISVPVGDVTKGKVFNVIGEVLNGEPGETIEITERWPIHRKPPSFDQLESKTQLFETGIKVIDLLTPYVQGGKIGLFGGAGVGKTVLIQEMIQRVAQDHGGVSVFAGVGERTREGNDLIHEMEEAGVFDKTALVFGQMDEPPGTRLRVALSALTMAEYFRDVQKQDVLLFIDNIFRFTQAGSEVSTLLGRMPSAVGYQPNLADEMGILQERITSTRGHSITSLQAIYVPADDYTDPAPATTFAHLDATTELSREIASKGLYPAVDPLTSTSRILDPRYLGEDHYRVATTVKQILQKNKELQEIIAILGVDELSEEDKITVSRARRIQQFLSQNTYMAKKFTGVEGSTVPLKDTIESFDAIARGDFDHVAEQAFFNVGPISDVEEKWAQIQKENG; translated from the coding sequence ATGACTGACACCGCTACCGCGCCAGTCCAGGGCACGGCGGCCACCGTGGGCCGCATCGCCCGCGTGACCGGCCCCGTCGTCGACATCGAATTCCCGCACGACTCGATCCCCGAGATCTACAACGCCCTCAAGACGACGATCGACATCGAGGGCCAGTCGACCGAGCTGACCCTCGAGGTCGCGCAGCACCTCGGCGACGACCTGGTCCGCGCGATCGCGCTCAAGCCGACCGACGGCCTGGTCCGCGGCCAGGAGGTGCACGACACCGGTGCGCCGATCTCGGTGCCCGTCGGCGACGTGACCAAGGGCAAGGTCTTCAACGTCATCGGCGAGGTCCTCAACGGCGAGCCGGGCGAGACCATCGAGATCACCGAGCGCTGGCCGATCCACCGCAAGCCGCCGAGCTTCGACCAGCTCGAGTCGAAGACGCAGCTCTTCGAGACCGGCATCAAGGTGATCGACCTGCTCACGCCCTACGTGCAGGGTGGCAAGATCGGCCTCTTCGGTGGCGCGGGCGTCGGCAAGACCGTCCTCATCCAGGAGATGATCCAGCGCGTGGCGCAGGACCACGGCGGTGTGTCCGTGTTCGCCGGCGTCGGCGAGCGCACGCGTGAGGGCAACGACCTCATCCACGAGATGGAGGAGGCGGGCGTCTTCGACAAGACGGCCCTCGTCTTCGGCCAGATGGACGAGCCGCCCGGGACCCGCCTTCGCGTCGCCCTCTCGGCCCTCACGATGGCCGAGTACTTCCGCGACGTCCAGAAGCAGGACGTGCTCCTCTTCATCGACAACATCTTCCGCTTCACGCAGGCGGGTTCCGAGGTGTCGACGCTGCTCGGCCGCATGCCCTCCGCGGTGGGCTACCAGCCGAACCTCGCCGACGAGATGGGCATCCTGCAGGAGCGCATCACCTCGACGCGCGGCCACTCGATCACCTCGCTTCAGGCGATCTACGTGCCTGCCGACGACTACACCGACCCGGCGCCGGCGACCACGTTCGCGCACCTCGACGCGACCACCGAGCTCTCGCGCGAGATCGCGTCGAAGGGCCTGTACCCCGCGGTCGACCCGCTGACCTCGACGTCGCGCATCCTCGACCCCCGGTACCTCGGCGAGGACCACTACCGCGTCGCGACCACCGTCAAGCAGATCCTCCAGAAGAACAAGGAACTGCAGGAGATCATCGCGATCCTCGGTGTCGACGAGCTGTCGGAGGAGGACAAGATCACGGTGTCGCGTGCGCGCCGCATCCAGCAGTTCCTCTCGCAGAACACCTACATGGCGAAGAAGTTCACGGGCGTCGAGGGTTCGACCGTCCCGCTGAAGGACACCATCGAGTCGTTCGACGCGATCGCCCGGGGTGACTTCGACCACGTCGCCGAGCAGGCCTTCTTCAACGTCGGCCCGATCTCCGACGTCGAGGAGAAGTGGGCGCAGATCCAGAAGGAGAACGGCTGA
- a CDS encoding F0F1 ATP synthase subunit gamma: MGAQLRVYRQKIKSAQTTKKITRAMELISASRIAKAQARVAASTPYSNAITRAVSAVASYSNVSHVLTTEPERVDRAAIVIFTSDRGLAGAFNSQVLREAEELTELLRSQGKEVVYFLVGRKSVGYFSFRRRDYERSWIGGTDNPEFETAKEIADAVLEAFLRDSADGGVDEIHIVYNRFVSRITQVPVVTRLLPLEVVEAEAEAAPSGKAEVFPLYEFEPDAETVLDGLLPVYIESRIFNAMLQSAAAKHAATQKAMKSATDNADKLILDYTRLANEARQSEITQQIAEIVGGADALSSSK; encoded by the coding sequence ATGGGAGCGCAGCTTCGGGTCTACCGCCAGAAGATCAAGTCGGCGCAGACGACCAAGAAGATCACGCGAGCGATGGAGCTCATCTCCGCCTCGCGGATCGCCAAGGCGCAGGCGCGCGTCGCCGCATCGACGCCGTACTCGAACGCGATCACTCGCGCCGTCTCAGCGGTGGCGAGCTACTCGAACGTGTCGCACGTGCTGACCACCGAGCCCGAGCGGGTCGACCGCGCGGCGATCGTGATCTTCACCTCCGACCGAGGCCTCGCGGGTGCGTTCAACTCGCAGGTCCTGCGTGAGGCCGAGGAGCTCACCGAGCTGCTCCGCAGCCAGGGCAAGGAGGTCGTGTACTTCCTCGTCGGCCGCAAGTCGGTGGGCTACTTCTCGTTCCGCCGGCGCGACTACGAGCGCAGCTGGATCGGCGGGACCGACAACCCCGAGTTCGAGACCGCCAAGGAGATCGCCGACGCAGTGCTCGAGGCGTTCCTCCGCGACTCGGCAGACGGCGGCGTCGACGAGATCCACATCGTCTACAACCGCTTCGTCAGCCGGATCACCCAGGTCCCGGTCGTCACGCGGCTCCTTCCCCTCGAGGTCGTCGAGGCCGAGGCCGAGGCGGCGCCGTCGGGCAAGGCCGAGGTCTTCCCGCTGTACGAGTTCGAGCCCGACGCCGAGACGGTCCTCGACGGGCTGCTCCCGGTCTACATCGAGAGCCGGATCTTCAATGCCATGCTGCAATCGGCCGCGGCGAAGCACGCCGCCACGCAGAAGGCCATGAAGTCGGCCACCGACAACGCCGACAAGCTGATCCTCGACTACACGCGCCTCGCCAACGAGGCCCGCCAGTCCGAGATCACGCAGCAGATCGCAGAAATCGTGGGTGGAGCGGACGCGCTCTCCTCCTCCAAGTAG
- the atpA gene encoding F0F1 ATP synthase subunit alpha gives MAELSISPDEIRSALSEFAQAYEPGAAQKTEVGYVVDAADGIAHVEGLPSVMANELVRFADGTLGLALNLDEDEIGVVVLGEFTGIEEGMEVTRTGEVLSVPVGEGYLGRVVDPLGAPIDGLGEIATEGRRALELQAPGVMQRKSVHEPLQTGIKAIDAMIPVGRGQRQLIIGDRQTGKTAIAIDTIINQKANWESGDPTKQVRCIYVAIGQKGSTIASVKGALEDAGAMEYTTIVAAPASDPAGFKYLAPYTGSAIGQQWMYAGKHVLIIFDDLSKQAEAYRAVSLLLRRPPGREAYPGDVFYLHSRLLERCAKLSDELGAGSMTGLPIIETKANDVSAYIPTNVISITDGQIFLQSDLFNANQRPAVDVGISVSRVGGDAQVKSIKKVSGTLKLELAQYRSLEAFAMFASDLDAASRRQLERGARLTELLKQPQYSPYPVEEQVVSIWAGTNGKLDEVPVEDILRFEREFLDYLGRNTTVLTDLRDSNVLSDETVATLESEVDKFKLEFQTGEGKSLASVGKEQFEAIGEDEVVQEKIVKGRR, from the coding sequence ATGGCAGAACTCTCCATCAGCCCCGACGAGATCCGTTCGGCTCTCTCGGAGTTCGCCCAGGCGTACGAGCCGGGCGCGGCCCAGAAGACCGAGGTCGGCTACGTCGTCGACGCCGCCGACGGCATCGCGCACGTCGAGGGCCTGCCCTCGGTCATGGCCAACGAGCTCGTCCGCTTCGCGGACGGTACGCTCGGCCTCGCGCTGAACCTCGACGAGGACGAGATCGGTGTCGTCGTGCTCGGCGAGTTCACCGGCATCGAGGAGGGCATGGAGGTGACCCGCACGGGCGAGGTCCTCTCGGTGCCCGTCGGCGAGGGCTACCTCGGCCGCGTCGTCGACCCGCTCGGCGCTCCGATCGACGGCCTCGGCGAGATCGCGACCGAGGGCCGTCGTGCCCTCGAGCTCCAGGCGCCCGGCGTCATGCAGCGCAAGTCGGTGCACGAGCCGCTGCAGACCGGCATCAAGGCGATCGACGCGATGATCCCGGTCGGCCGCGGCCAGCGTCAGCTGATCATCGGCGACCGCCAGACCGGCAAGACCGCCATCGCGATCGACACGATCATCAACCAGAAGGCGAACTGGGAGTCGGGCGACCCGACCAAGCAGGTCCGCTGCATCTACGTCGCGATCGGCCAGAAGGGCTCGACCATCGCCTCGGTGAAGGGTGCGCTCGAGGACGCCGGCGCGATGGAGTACACGACGATCGTCGCGGCTCCCGCCTCCGACCCCGCAGGCTTCAAGTACCTCGCCCCGTACACCGGCTCGGCCATCGGCCAGCAGTGGATGTACGCCGGCAAGCACGTCCTGATCATCTTCGACGACCTGTCGAAGCAGGCCGAGGCCTACCGCGCCGTCTCGCTGCTGCTGCGCCGCCCGCCGGGCCGCGAGGCGTACCCCGGCGACGTGTTCTACCTGCACTCGCGCCTGCTCGAGCGCTGCGCGAAGCTCTCCGACGAGCTCGGCGCGGGTTCGATGACCGGCTTGCCGATCATCGAGACCAAGGCGAACGACGTCTCGGCCTACATCCCGACCAACGTGATCTCGATCACCGACGGCCAGATCTTCCTGCAGTCCGACCTCTTCAACGCCAACCAGCGTCCCGCGGTCGACGTCGGCATCTCGGTCTCCCGAGTGGGCGGTGACGCGCAGGTGAAGTCGATCAAGAAGGTGTCGGGCACGCTCAAGCTCGAGCTCGCCCAGTACCGCTCGCTCGAGGCCTTCGCGATGTTCGCGTCCGACCTCGACGCCGCGAGCCGCCGTCAGCTCGAGCGCGGCGCGCGCCTGACCGAGCTGCTCAAGCAGCCGCAGTACTCGCCGTACCCCGTCGAGGAGCAAGTCGTCTCGATCTGGGCGGGCACCAACGGCAAGCTCGACGAGGTGCCGGTCGAGGACATCCTGCGCTTCGAGCGCGAGTTCCTCGACTACCTCGGCCGCAACACGACCGTGCTCACCGACCTGCGCGACTCCAACGTCCTCTCGGACGAGACGGTCGCGACCCTCGAGTCCGAGGTCGACAAGTTCAAGCTCGAGTTCCAGACCGGTGAGGGCAAGTCGCTCGCCTCGGTGGGCAAGGAGCAGTTCGAGGCGATCGGCGAGGACGAGGTCGTGCAGGAGAAGATCGTCAAGGGCCGTCGCTAG
- a CDS encoding aspartate aminotransferase family protein — protein sequence MTTLDAATGLGTAGFDDTALQQKAKDHLWMHFARQSTMEEHGVPIITRGRGHHIYDAQGREYFDGLSGLFVVNAGHGRRRLAEVAARQAEELAFFPIWSYAHPSAIELADRLAGYAPGDLNRVFFSTGGGEAVETAFKLAKYYWKLKGQPTKHKVISRAVAYHGTPQGALAITGIPAMKQMFEPLTPGGFRVPNTNFYRAADVGAPADDLEAFGIWAANRIEEMILFEGPETVAAVFLEPVQNSGGCFPPPPGYFQRVREICDQYDVLLVSDEVICAFGRIGHMFACDAYGYVPDMITCAKGMTSGYSPIGATIISEKIYEPFKTGNTSFYHGYTFGGHPVSAAVALENLDVFEEEGLNERVRENSPLFRAELEKLLDLPIVGDVRGDGYFFGIELVKDKATRETFNDEESESLLRGFLSKALFDAGLYCRADDRGDPVIQLAPPLTIGVPEFQEIEQILRGVLTEASNRAADFRDHRHGGEHLLVPARV from the coding sequence ATGACCACCCTCGACGCAGCGACGGGCCTCGGCACGGCCGGCTTCGACGACACCGCACTGCAGCAGAAGGCGAAGGACCACCTCTGGATGCACTTCGCGCGGCAGTCGACGATGGAGGAGCACGGCGTCCCGATCATCACCCGCGGTCGGGGCCACCACATCTACGACGCACAGGGGCGGGAGTACTTCGACGGGCTCTCGGGCCTCTTCGTGGTCAACGCCGGGCACGGGCGCCGTCGCCTCGCCGAGGTCGCGGCACGCCAGGCCGAGGAGCTCGCGTTCTTCCCGATCTGGTCGTACGCCCACCCGTCGGCGATCGAACTCGCCGACCGGCTGGCCGGCTACGCGCCGGGCGACCTCAACCGCGTGTTCTTCTCGACCGGTGGCGGCGAGGCTGTCGAGACCGCGTTCAAGCTCGCGAAGTACTACTGGAAGCTCAAGGGCCAGCCGACCAAGCACAAGGTGATCTCGCGCGCCGTCGCCTACCACGGAACGCCGCAGGGCGCGCTCGCCATCACGGGCATCCCGGCGATGAAGCAGATGTTCGAGCCCCTCACGCCCGGCGGCTTCCGCGTGCCGAACACGAACTTCTACCGCGCGGCCGACGTCGGCGCGCCCGCAGACGACCTCGAGGCCTTCGGCATCTGGGCCGCGAACCGCATCGAGGAGATGATCCTCTTCGAGGGCCCCGAGACCGTGGCCGCGGTGTTCCTCGAGCCGGTGCAGAACTCGGGCGGCTGCTTCCCGCCGCCTCCCGGATACTTCCAGCGGGTCCGCGAGATCTGCGACCAGTACGACGTGCTCCTCGTCTCCGACGAGGTCATCTGCGCGTTCGGCCGCATCGGGCACATGTTCGCGTGCGACGCCTACGGGTACGTGCCCGACATGATCACGTGCGCCAAGGGCATGACCTCGGGCTACTCCCCGATCGGCGCGACCATCATCTCCGAGAAGATCTACGAGCCCTTCAAGACCGGCAACACGTCGTTCTACCACGGCTACACCTTCGGCGGACACCCGGTCTCGGCCGCGGTCGCGCTCGAGAACCTCGACGTCTTCGAGGAGGAGGGCCTGAACGAGCGCGTGCGCGAGAACTCGCCGCTCTTCCGCGCCGAACTCGAGAAGCTGCTCGACCTGCCCATCGTCGGCGACGTCCGCGGTGACGGGTACTTCTTCGGCATCGAGCTCGTCAAGGACAAGGCCACTCGCGAGACCTTCAACGACGAGGAGTCCGAGAGCCTCCTTCGCGGGTTCCTCTCGAAGGCCCTCTTCGACGCCGGGCTGTACTGCCGCGCCGACGACCGCGGCGACCCCGTGATCCAGCTCGCGCCGCCGCTCACGATCGGCGTCCCCGAGTTCCAGGAGATCGAGCAGATCCTGCGGGGCGTGCTGACCGAGGCGTCGAACCGCGCGGCCGACTTCCGGGATCACCGCCACGGCGGCGAGCACCTGCTGGTGCCCGCGCGGGTCTGA
- a CDS encoding F0F1 ATP synthase subunit epsilon, whose amino-acid sequence MAALNVSVVSADQEVWSGEAAMVVARTVEGEIGILPGHEPMLAILAGGEVRVTLPGGEKITADAEDGFLSVQSDAVQVVASRAALA is encoded by the coding sequence ATGGCCGCCCTCAATGTGAGCGTCGTCTCGGCCGACCAGGAGGTCTGGTCGGGCGAGGCGGCCATGGTGGTGGCGCGCACGGTCGAAGGCGAGATCGGGATCCTGCCGGGTCACGAGCCGATGCTCGCGATCCTCGCCGGGGGCGAGGTGCGCGTCACGCTCCCCGGTGGTGAGAAGATCACCGCCGACGCAGAGGACGGGTTCCTCTCGGTGCAGTCCGACGCCGTCCAGGTCGTGGCTTCGCGAGCCGCGCTCGCCTGA
- a CDS encoding YaaA family protein: MLLLLPPSETKRDGGDGSPLELGNLSFSGLHAARSTVLEATIRLAADDAAMMRALKLGPRQAGEVERNRRLDESPTMPAIDRYTGVLYDALDAASLDPAARAHAGERVVVHSALFGLVGAADHIPAYRLSHDSRLPGLRLRSHWREPIGAELEAVDGLVVDLRSEGYAELGPAPQRPDSVFVRVVSVDERGRRRALNHFNKRAKGLFARALLEDRADPTDVADLLAWARGRGIPLESAQPGAAHHELQLVA; encoded by the coding sequence GTGCTGCTCCTGCTGCCGCCCTCCGAGACCAAGCGCGACGGAGGGGACGGCTCACCGCTCGAGCTCGGAAACCTGTCGTTCTCGGGCCTGCACGCGGCGCGTTCGACCGTGCTCGAGGCCACCATACGGCTCGCAGCCGATGATGCCGCGATGATGCGCGCCCTCAAGCTGGGCCCGCGACAGGCCGGGGAGGTCGAGCGGAACCGGCGACTTGACGAATCACCGACCATGCCCGCGATCGACCGCTACACCGGCGTGCTCTACGACGCGCTCGACGCCGCCTCGCTGGATCCGGCGGCCCGTGCGCATGCCGGCGAGCGCGTCGTCGTGCACTCCGCGCTGTTCGGCCTGGTCGGCGCCGCAGATCACATCCCCGCATACCGGCTGTCGCATGACTCCCGGCTGCCCGGACTCCGCCTCAGGTCGCACTGGCGGGAGCCGATCGGCGCCGAGCTCGAGGCGGTCGACGGACTCGTGGTCGACCTGCGGTCTGAGGGGTACGCGGAGCTCGGTCCGGCGCCGCAGCGCCCCGACTCCGTGTTCGTCCGCGTCGTCTCCGTCGACGAACGCGGACGACGGCGAGCGCTGAACCACTTCAACAAGCGCGCGAAGGGCCTGTTCGCCCGCGCCCTGCTCGAGGACCGCGCCGATCCCACCGACGTCGCCGACCTGCTCGCCTGGGCCCGCGGGCGAGGCATCCCCCTCGAGTCGGCCCAGCCGGGTGCGGCGCATCACGAGCTGCAGCTCGTGGCCTGA
- a CDS encoding DNA-3-methyladenine glycosylase I, protein MSGPARAEVVIGDDGLGRCAWGASDPEYRRYHDEEWGTPQHDPTRLYEKLCLEGFQAGLSWITILRRRPAFREAFLGFDPERVAAMTGDDVDRLVADARIIRHRGKIEATIANARAVLDLDVPLDELLWSFAPPPRPAPPVSFTEIPATSPESTAMSRALRARGFRFVGPTTMYALMQSTGMVDDHLAGCFRSPAAAASVA, encoded by the coding sequence GTGAGCGGCCCCGCACGCGCCGAGGTCGTCATCGGCGACGACGGACTCGGGAGATGCGCCTGGGGTGCGTCCGACCCCGAGTACCGCCGATACCACGACGAGGAATGGGGCACTCCGCAGCACGATCCCACCCGTCTCTACGAGAAGCTCTGCCTCGAGGGATTCCAGGCCGGCCTGTCGTGGATCACGATCCTCCGGCGCCGTCCCGCGTTCCGCGAGGCCTTCCTCGGCTTCGACCCCGAGCGGGTCGCGGCGATGACCGGCGACGACGTCGATCGGCTCGTGGCCGATGCGCGCATCATCCGCCATCGCGGCAAGATCGAGGCGACGATCGCCAACGCGCGCGCCGTACTCGATCTCGATGTCCCGCTCGACGAACTGCTCTGGAGCTTCGCGCCGCCACCGCGGCCGGCGCCTCCCGTGTCGTTCACCGAGATCCCCGCGACCTCGCCCGAATCCACCGCGATGAGCCGGGCGCTGCGCGCGCGCGGCTTCCGGTTCGTCGGTCCGACGACGATGTACGCGCTCATGCAGTCCACGGGCATGGTCGACGACCACCTCGCGGGATGCTTCCGTTCCCCAGCAGCGGCGGCATCCGTCGCCTGA
- a CDS encoding AAA family ATPase, with translation MQGEQPFDRQFGDLSVTQLIVMAGLPGAGKSTIGEIVGARLGATVVSVDPIESSILRAGIEADQPTGLAAYLVAEQIAEKELASGRTVIVDAVNAAESARLQWRDLAARNDVRLRVIEVVCSDPRVHRERLEKRERRLPHLDETTWRAVEQSLEGYAPWTGPSSALPRVTIDSAQPLGVNVEAALAFIAA, from the coding sequence ATGCAGGGGGAGCAGCCGTTCGACCGCCAGTTCGGTGACCTCAGCGTCACCCAGCTCATCGTCATGGCCGGGCTGCCGGGCGCGGGCAAGTCGACGATCGGCGAGATCGTCGGCGCCCGGCTCGGCGCCACGGTCGTGTCGGTCGATCCGATCGAGTCCTCGATCCTGCGCGCCGGGATCGAGGCCGACCAGCCGACCGGTCTCGCCGCGTACCTGGTGGCGGAGCAGATCGCCGAGAAGGAGCTCGCCTCTGGACGCACGGTGATCGTCGATGCGGTGAACGCCGCGGAGTCGGCCAGGCTCCAGTGGCGCGACCTCGCCGCGCGCAACGACGTGCGGCTCCGCGTCATCGAGGTCGTCTGCTCCGATCCGCGCGTGCACCGCGAGCGGCTGGAGAAGCGGGAGCGCCGCCTGCCGCACCTCGATGAGACCACGTGGCGGGCCGTCGAGCAGAGCCTTGAGGGCTATGCACCGTGGACCGGGCCGTCCTCGGCGCTGCCGCGCGTCACCATCGACAGCGCGCAGCCACTCGGCGTGAACGTCGAGGCCGCGCTCGCCTTCATCGCCGCATAG